Proteins co-encoded in one Garra rufa chromosome 7, GarRuf1.0, whole genome shotgun sequence genomic window:
- the LOC141338962 gene encoding uncharacterized protein, translating to MWFDLLIISVSKLNEVCGKSVKIGNSVTLNSGLTEIMDDGVIQWRCGNDILIAEINKLVGNMTEYDDALDGRFRDRLKLDNQTGSLTIRKTTTQHAGFYVVKTNHMQLYFLLGFLVNEISVMEGDSLTLNSGVTKNYEIQWRFGTEINLIADVRNRFTVYDDVLDGRFRDRLKLDNQTGSLTITNIRTEHAGQEISVTEGDPVTLNFNHTEISENLKILWKSETGNTFTALEHRAFGRLSHRLKLDNKTGSLTITNSRRKHAGIYKLEFNMRGETSKAFKVSVYARLPAPVISSNSSNCSSSSSSPLQNCSLLCSVVNVSHVTLSWYKGNSVLSSISVSNLSISLSLPLEVEYEDKNTYSCVINNPISNQTQHLDISELCHTCSDSVHCCGPTEAVIRLVLSALVGVATVLFLVYDIRSRRAERDRAHIHTSES from the exons ATGTGGTTTGATCTTTTGATCATCAGTGTGTCTAAGTTGAATGAGGTCTGTG GGAAGTCAGTGAAAATTGGAAATTCAGTCACTCTAAACTCTGGTCTTACTGAAATAATGGATGATGGTGTGATTCAGTGGAGGTgtggaaatgacattttaatTGCTGAAATCAATAAACTGGTTGGCAACATGACTGAATATGATGATGCtcttgatgggagattcagagacagactgaagctggacaatcaaactggatctctgactATTAGAAAAACCACAACTCAACATGCTGGGTTTTATGTAGTAAAGACCAACCATATGCAATTATATTTCTTGCTCGGGTTCTTGGTGA ACGAAATATCAGTAATGGAGGGAGATTCACTCACTTTAAACTCTGGTGTTACTAAAAATTATGAGATTCAGTGGAGGTTTGGAACTGAAATCAATTTGATAGCTGATGTACGCAATAGATTCACTGTATATGATGATGTTCTTGATGGGAGATttagagacagactgaagctggacaatcaaactggatctctgaccatcacaaacatcagAACTGAACATGCTGGAC AAGAAATATCAGTGACAGAAGGTGATCCAGTCACTCTAAACTTCAATCACACCGAAATAAGTGAAAACCTCAAGATACTTTGGAAGTCTGAAACAGGAAATACTTTCACAGCTCTCGAGCATCGTGCATTTGGGAGACTCAGCCACAGGCTGAAGCTGGACAATAAAACTGGATCTCTAACCATCACAAACAGCAGAAGGAAACATGCTGGTATTTATAAACTAGAGTTTAATATGAGGGGAGAGACATCAAAAGCATTCAAAGTTTCTGTCTATG CTCGTCTGCCTGCTCCTGTCATCAGCAGTAACTCTTCAAACTGttcttcttcatcatcatcaccacTGCAGAATTGTTCATTGttgtgttcagtggtgaatgtgagtcatgtgactctctcctggtacaaaggaaacagtgtattgtccagcatcagtgtgtctaatctcagcatcagtctctctctacctctggaggtggaatatgaggataaaaacacctacagctgtgtgatcaacaatcccatcagcaaccagactcaACATCTGGACATCAGTGAGCTCTGTCACACATGTTCAG ACTCTGTCCACTGTTGTGGTCCTACTGAAGCTGTGATCCGATTGGTCCTCTCTGCCCTGGTGGGCGTGGCTACTGTCCTTTTTCTGGTTTATGACATCAGATCCAGAAGAGCTGAACGAGATCGAGCACATATTCACACATCAGAATCCTAA